The following are encoded in a window of Carya illinoinensis cultivar Pawnee chromosome 15, C.illinoinensisPawnee_v1, whole genome shotgun sequence genomic DNA:
- the LOC122296835 gene encoding secreted RxLR effector protein 161-like, with protein sequence MKGIPYASAVGSLMYAHVCIRLDIGFVVGLLGRYQSNPGLDHWKAAKKVLQYLQGTKDYRLTYRHTDRLEVVCYSDSDFVGFVDTKKSTSVYIFLLARGAISWRSYKQTIVAMSTMEAKFIACCKATTEALWLRNFLSGLKIVDLVERPLQIFCDSTTAVFFSKNNKCSSRSKYIDIKYLSVRESIKRNEVFIECISAELMIVDPMPKGLPLLQFKGHVDNMGLVNLFYV encoded by the coding sequence ATGAAAGGGATACCATATGCATCTGCAGTAGGAAGCCTAATGTATGCACATGTCTGCATTAGACTTGACATTGGCTTCGTAGTGGGATTATTGGGTCGATATCAAAGTAACCCAGGATTGGATCATTGGAAAGCTGCAAAGAAAGTTTTACAGTACTTACAAGGAACCAAGGATTATAGATTGACCTACAGACACACCGACCGATTAGAGGTGGTTTGTTATTCAGACTCGGATTTTGTCGGATTTGTAGACACCAAAAAATCTACTtcagtatatatttttctactTGCTAGAGGTGCTATATCTTGGAGGAGTTATAAGCAAACTATTGTTGCTATGTCTACTATGGAGGCAAAGTTTATAGCATGCTGTAAAGCTACTACCGAGGCATTATGGTTGAGGAATTTCCTCAGTGGTCTTAAGATTGTTGATTTAGTAGAGAGGCCACTACAGATCTTCTGTGATAGTACTACTGCAGTTTTCTTCTCCAAGAACAATAAATGCAGTAGTAGAAGTAAGTATATCGACATCAAGTACCTTAGTGTTAGAGAGAGCATTAAGAGGAATGAGGTGTTTATTGAGTGCATAAGTGCTGAGTTGATGATTGTAGATCCCATGCCCAAAGGCTTACCACTACTGCAATTCAAAGGTCATGTGGACAATATGGGACTTGTCAACTTATTTTATGTTTAG
- the LOC122296834 gene encoding uncharacterized protein LOC122296834, whose amino-acid sequence MVLSTRDDECWCEKVSGLIDPQRLEWKDSLLYELFDQQEIENIKAIPLSTGGREDRLVWELTNNGLYTVKSGYHLSKKLDRESEGETSDRNKNKLIWKSIWKLDTTPKTKMLIWWACNEALPTQANLKKRKIVEDNSSKDVWNQGGEKVQKMSHHSDFFFDIWSITVASIDPPDLTEIAITTRRIWTRRNEFIHGKGLKHPTCVYQQAKTEMTDYMEALKEPTTSNGKAPAKTPTWSRPDAEGFKVNWDSAINLREGKIGIGVLIRDHQGRVIGALHANRPLKGSSFDAEAYGVLLAAIFCRDLGLKSIYLEGDAKQVVDLLKNHKLNWSLGGCLIGDAR is encoded by the exons ATGGTACTATCAACCCGAGATGATGAATGTTGGTGTGAAAAAGTCAGTGGCCTCATAGATCCTCAAAGGCTGGAATGGAAAGACTCACTTCTCTATGAATTATTCGACCAACAGGAAATTGAGAACATTAAAGCTATACCTTTAAGTACGGGAGGAAGGGAAGACAGGTTGGTGTGGGAACTTACCAACAATGGCTTATACACAGTTAAAAGTGGATATCACCTCAGTAAAAAGCTAGACAGAGAATCAGAAGGGGAGACATCAGACAGAAACAAGAATAAGTTGATTTGGAAGTCCATCTGGAAATTAGATACAACCCCCAAGACTAAGATGCTCATATGGTGGGCCTGCAATGAGGCTCTTCCCACCCAGGCCAAtctgaaaaaaaggaaaattgtggAAGACAACTCAT CCAAAGATGTGTGGAATCAAGGGGGAGAAAAGGTGCAAAAGATGTCTCACCATAGTGACTTTTTCTTTGATATCTGGTCCATTACGGTAGCTTCCATAGACCCACCAGACCTTACTGAGATAGCCATTACTACAAGAAGAATATGGACTAGGAGGAATGAGTTCATCCATGGAAAAGGTCTCAAACATCCCACGTGTGTTTATCAACAGGCAAAAACAGAAATGACAGATTATATGGAGGCCCTCAAAGAACCAACAACTTCCAATGGCAAGGCCCCAGCAAAGACCCCCACTTGGTCAAGACCTGATGCTGAAGGTTTCAAAGTCAACTGGGACTCAGCTATTAACTTAAGGGAAGGAAAAATAGGCATAGGAGTTCTTATCAGAGATCATCAAGGTCGGGTCATTGGAGCCCTTCATGCAAACAGGCCCCTAAAAGGATCTTCTTTTGATGCTGAAGCATATGGTGTACTCTTAGCAGCAATTTTTTGTAGAGATCTTGGCTTGAAAAGTATCTACTTAGAAGGGGATGCAAAACAAGTGGTGGACCTGTTGAAGAATCATAAACTGAACTGGAGTCTAGGTGGATGCCTCATTGGAGATGCAAGATAG
- the LOC122296836 gene encoding uncharacterized protein LOC122296836: MGDPDITTVPRCSTRVSRPPNRYDFSHMSLHVTLSSIPIPSGHSKVAKHDCWRTTMTDELRALHDNHTWDVVPCPAQLKAIGCKWVYSIKLRSDWTLDRYKARLVALGNRQEYGVDYPDFCSSCQGLSFLLLHPKDGLYLDHPTATAASSSLISYEGSWSSYILFGAGCLDMRQSVMGWCIFLYDSLISWKSKKQDRVSKSSTEYYAMYAACSEILWLRGLLVEIGCV; encoded by the exons ATGGGTGATCCAGACATTACCACAGTTCCTCGATGTTCTACCAGAGTTTCTCGTCCACCGAATCGGTATGATTTCTCCCATATGTCTCTTCATGTTACTTTGTCTTCCATTCCCATTCCGTCAGGTCATTCTAAGGTGGCTAAACATGACTGTTGGCGTACGACGATGACCGACGAACTTCGAGCTCTTCATGATAATCATACATGGGATGTTGTCCCTTGTCCTGCTCAGCTTAAAGctattggttgcaaatgggtttattctATCAAGTTGCGTTCTGACTGGACTTTGGATAGGTATAAGGCCCGATTGGTTGCGCTTGGCAATAGGCAAGAGTATGGGGTGGACTATCCTGACTTTTGCTCCAGTTGCCAAGGACTGTCCTTTCTATTGTTGCATCCCAAG GATGGACTCTACCTTGATCATCCAACTGCGACTGCAGCATCTTCAAGCCtcatttcatatgaaggatcttggtcCTCTTACATACTTTTTGGG GCAGGATGTCTTGATATGCGACAATCTGTTATGGGCTGGTGCATATTTCTTTATGACTCTTTGatatcttggaagagtaagaaacaagATCGTGTTTCCAAATCTTCCACCGAATACTATGCGATGTATGCTGCTTGTTCTGAGATTCTCTGGCTTCGTGGTCTCCTCGTTGAGATTGGTTGCGTTTAG